The Peribacillus simplex genome contains the following window.
ATATCCAAAATGGAAATAACTATCACTAACGCTTGAAACAGGCTAAACTAATGTGTTTAATTATTTAGCTACTCAAAACAAGAAGCGTATTCGATTTATATTTCTTCTTAATTTGATTGAGCCAATAAACACTCCAATCATATCCCCAGTGAAAAAAGGAGGATAAGATCCGCCTGTCGAAATGATAGTCATAATAAAAAGGAGGATTCATATGAAAAATCAGGTTACCCCCTATTTAATATTCGACAGAAAAGCAAAGGACGCATTAGCATTTTATGCAGAGGTATTCCAAGCAGAGATTACCGACCTGCAAACTTACGGGGAAGCTGATTTCCCAACACCAGAAGAAGCGAACGACCTTGTTTTGCATGCCAAAATCAAAAAAGGCGATATGTTGATCATGGTATCCGATACGTTTCCAGGCAATCCCCTTGAAGTTGGGAATAATGTATCGTTAGTCCTCGAATGTGAAAGCGACTCGGAAATCCAGCATTTATATGATGCCATGTGCGAAAAAGGATTATCCTTAATGGAACTGCAAGATACCTTCTGGGGGGCTAAGTATGGTAAGGTCAAGGATCAGTTTGGCGTTCAATGGGACTTGAATTTCACAAAATGAATGTAAAAATGGCCGAAAATACGACTTGTATCTCCGGCCATCTTTTATTTCAGCCAAACACATGAAAATAATTCAAGACATTTTTTCCAATCAGCAGAATTGTGACGCAAATGAATAATAAACGCACATATGAAGCACCTTTCTTAATAGCGAAATTCGTTCCAACCAAGGCTCCTGCAACCATTGCAAGCCCCATCGGAATTCCATAGGCAAAATTGACGGTCCCCATTGATAAGAAAATGATAAGTGCGGCTATATTGCTTCCAAAGTTCAATATTCTTGCATTCCCAGCTGCCTGGACAAAATCAAACCCGATGATCAAAAATGAAAATAACAAAAAGGAACCTGTGCCTGGTCCAAGAAAACCATCATAAAAGCCAATGGCAAATATAATGACAATCAAAAGAATCATTTTCTTCCGTTTCAGTCCTTTATACTTTGCATCTTTACCCCAATCCTTTTTTACCACCGTGTAAATCGCAACAATGACCAATAGGATCAAAATGAGGGGCTTTAAGATCTCTGCGGAAACGAAATGGACAACATATGCTCCTATTGCCGCTCCAGCCATAGTAATCGGAAACAGCTTGATGACGAATTTGAAATTGACTTTTCCAGCCCGAATGAATGAAATCGTACTCGTTAAAGAGCCCATTGTACCCGCCAGCTTATTGGTGGCAAGTGCCGCTGAAGGCGAAATCCCCGTGAACAATAAAGCCGGAATCGAAATTAACCCGCCTCCGCCAACAACGGAATCAATGAATGCGGCAATAAAACCTGCCAGTATTAAAAATAGCAAAGTATAGAGATTGATATCCTCCATATATTCCCCTTCTTTCGGCTAAAACGCCATTACTCATTTTTCAACCAGATGGTCGAATAACCTTTCCTCTGAAGTCACCGTAAACCCATGCCGTTTAAGCAAAGCCGCGGTCACTCCATTCCCTACCTTCTTGTTCCCCATGAAATCACCATTATAAATCGTCGCACTTCCACAGGATGGACTATTTTCTTTTAATACGACAAGCGTCGCTCCGACTTCCTTGGCTTTCAATAATGTCAGATTGGCTCCTTTTATGTACCATTCCGTTACATCCCGGCCAGACTTTTCGATTATCTTCGCTTTTCCATCAAGGACATCCTCACCTTCACCGCCAATTATCTCAGCAGGTTCCCTAGGCGTCGAAAAACCTCCAAGCAACTCAGGGCAAACCGATATAGCCTTTTTCTCCCTCATTAATTCCAGAATCCTATCATCCAGGCTGTGTGTACCGTTGTATCTCACCTCAAGACCTGCTAAACAAGAACTCACCAAAATCATCAAATCACCCCAGCTCATGCTTTTTACACCATTTTACCATTCTTTTAGCATCTTCATTTCGAATATTGACCATCAACCAGAACTTTGCGGTGACGGAAGATAAGTCGTTGGTCGATTTATTAACGCGTAGGTCATTAATGCTGAATTCCGCCAACCAAATCAACAAAAAAAGCGCTTGCAGCGAAGTGAATTCTCTGCAAGCACTTATCTATTAGTTAGTCGAGTTCAATGATAGTAGTTGGTACGTAATGATGGTTTCTCCACTGGTCCATTCAACTTTTTGGATAACAGCTGTTCCGCTTGAATCAGATTGAATCGTTTTGCGGACATCGATTGGGATATCGATCGGGTATAACCGGTAACCTTCTTTCGACAGCCGAAAAATATTTTCTTCTTCACGGGTTTCTTTCCCTTTTGTAACGATCATGGTATTGAGTTCCATAGGCATGCCCATGTGTATTTCCTCCTCTTGCAAATATACTTTGAATATACTTCATTCTATCATCATTCGGTTTTGTTTTTCATCCAAGATGTTAAATCTTCGACAACTTTTCTGTTAACGGCCGGCGGGAAGAAATGTGTGAATTGAGGGAAATACCAGCTTTCGACCTCTTTGTCGTGCATTTTCAACCTTTTCTCCAACCTGTACGCGTGTTCAATGGCGACATTGTCATCTTTTTCACCATGAATGATCAGAACGGGCACATTCAAATCTTCAATTGCAAACAATGGTGTACGGTATTCATATTGTTCTGGGCATTTTTTTGGTGTTCCGCCGATGACCCGCTTCATCATCCGACGCATATCGACACGCTCGACGTAGGTTAAAAACATATCCGATACACCACCCCATGTGACGATTGACGCTGCATTCCTGCAGTATATCCCCGTCCAAAGCGCCATGATGCCGCCACGGGAAAATCCGAGGATATGAATGTGATCCTTGTTCACTCGGGGGTGCTGTTCAAGAAGATTGAATCCTGATATCGCGTCGAACCTATCTTCGCCTCCAAAATCCTCATCTCCCTCTCCGCCTTGATTTCCACGGTAAAAAGGGGCAAAAACGATGAAACCTTCCACGGCATACTGCACAATCCTTGCTGGCCTCACCTTGCCGACATTTTTAATCCCCCCGCGTAAATATAAGAAGGCATCATGAATTTCGCCATCAACTGGTTCAGCTAGTAACCCCTTCACTTTCAGGCCTTGTGATATGTATGTAACTGAATAAAGATGGATTTGTGGATGCGGTGATGGAAACCGCCTTTTTGAAATAATCGTTCCGTTCTCCAATTTCCACTCTCCTTTCTCTTTAATCTTATTGTAAAACATCCGCTTGTTTTTATCCCCTGGGAGGCATTCACATTTTTTTCTTCCATTCATACGATAATGTAGGCAAAATACCTATTTATCAAGGAGGAAGGAATTTTGAAAAAATGGTGTAAAGCAGGTGTCGTATTTATACTTCTGTGCATGCTGGTGATCCCGCTCGGAGCATGTGGCAACAAGGACAAGGAAACAACGAAGGTGAGGGTGGCCGAAGTGACCCGCTCCCTTTTCTATACACCGCAATATGTAGCGATCGAAAAGGGATTTTTTAAAGATGAGGGCCTAAGCATTGATTTGAAAACGACGGCAGGCGGCGACAAGACGATGACCACATTACTGTCCGATGGAGCGGATATTGCTCTAGTTGGGTCTGAAACATCGATCTACGTTCAAGCCCAGGGTTCTAATGACCCCGTCATCAACTTCGCTCAATTAACACAGACGGATGGAACGTTTCTTGTTTCACGTGAAAAAATTGATAACTTCAGATGGGATATGCTGAAAAACTCTACATTCCTAGGCCAGCGAAAAGGCGGGATGCCGCAGATGGCCGGCGAGTTCGTATTGAAAAAACATAACATAGACCCGAAAAAAGATTTGAACCTCATCCAAAATATTGATTTTGCGAATGTCGCAACTGCCTTCGCTTCCGGAACCGGCGATTTTGTTCAACTGTTCGAACCAACTGCCAGTGTATTTGAAAAAGAAGGAAAAGGCTATATCGTCGCTTCTTTCGGCACCGAATCCGGGCATCTTCCCTATACGGTTTATATGGCTAAGGAAAGCTATTTGAAAGAAGACAAAGAGACTGTCGAAAAATTCACAAGGGCATTGAAGAAAGCACAGGATTGGGTTCAGGAAAATGATGCTTCGGAAGTCGCCAAAGTCATTCAGCCGTATTTTGAAGATACCAATATCGAGACCATGGAAACAGTTATCAACCGCTACAAAGAACAAGGTTCATTTGCCACCGACCCCATTCTTGATGAAGAAGAATGGAACAATCTGCAAAACATCATGGATGAAGCAGGCGAGCTGCCTTCACGTATAAGCCATGATGAGCTGGTCAATACCGATTTTGCTGAAGAGGTCATAAAATAGCATAACTAAAGGTAAGGAGGATGTCCGATGAGCTTTTTAAAAATCCAAGACATTCACCATACTTATTTTTCAAATCAGACGGCAGCGACCGCACTCGCGGACATTTCCCTCGACATTGAAAAAGGTGAATTCGTCTCTTTTCTAGGTCCGAGCGGCTGCGGAAAGACTACCCTGCTTTCCATCATCGCTGGACTATTTTCGCCCACCTCGGGAAAGATCCTGCTCGAAAACAAACCGCTGAAGGCCAACAGTGCCCTTTCAATTGGCTATATGCTGCAGCAGGATTATCTATTTCCATGGAAGACGATAGAAGAAAATGTTTTATTAGGATTGAAACTGATTAAAAAAGATGAAGGCCTTGAGAGAATAAAGACGCTGAAACTATTAAGTGACGTTGGATTGGGCGGCACCGGAAAATTATATCCGCGCGAACTCTCAGGCGGAATGAGGCAAAGGGCTGCACTGGCACGGACACTGGCGGTCGACCCAAAAATCCTTTTGCTTGATGAACCCTTCTCGGCCCTTGATTACCAAACGAAGTTGAAGCTGGAAGACCTTGTTTTTGAAACCCTGAAATCGTTCGGAAAGACAGCCGTGCTCGTCACCCATGATATCGGTGAAGCCATCGCAATGAGTGACCGCATCTATCTGTTTTCCGCGAACCCGGGAAGCGTGCACAAAACATTCGAGGTGCCCGATGAACTGCGTGAAATGACGCCTTTCCATGCCCGCAACCATCCACAGTATCCAATGCTATTCCAAACGATCTGGAAGGAGCTTGAGAGCCTTGAATATTGAACAGCTTCATAACCAATATAAAACCAAGTTAAAAAAGGAAAACAGGCTCATTCGCTTTTATCAGATCCTGATTTTCATCGTTTTTTTCAGCAGTTGGGAACTTTTTTCCCGGATGGAATGGATAGATCCGCTCATCTTCAGCTCCCCAACCAAAGTGTGGCATCTTTTCATACAAAAATTGGGTGATGGAACACTGCTTTCCCATTCCGGAGTGACGTTATTCGAGACGGTTCTCGGTTTTATCATAGGGACACTGCTTGGAACGATCCTGGCATCCCTGCTTTGGTGGTCGCCAAGATTATCAAAAACGCTTGACCCCTATCTCGTCATTTTAAATGCCATGCCGAAAGTGGCACTCGGCCCCATCATCATCGTAGCATTCGGCCCTGGCTTTCCATCCATCATCTCGATGGGAGCGATCATCTCCATCATCATCACCACCATCGTTGTCTACACCGCATTTCGCGAAGTGGACCCGAACTACCTAAAGGTACTCCAAACTTTTGGCGCCACAAGAACACAAGCCTTTCGGGAAGCCATATTACCCGCCTCCTTCCCAACGATCATCTCGACATTGAAAGTGAATGTCGGACTCTCCTGGGTCGGCGTCATCGTCGGGGAATTCCTTGTCTCTGCGAAAGGACTCGGTTACCTAATCATTTATGGCTTTCAAGTCTTCAACTTCACCCTCGTCATGCTCGCCTTGATGATCATCGCCGTCTTTGCCACCATCATGTATCAACTTGTCGAACTGCTTGAACGAAAATTAATCAAAGACTAACCTACTGCCGAAAACCCTCGGCAGTTTTTCATTTATGCTGGGATAACTCTGAGTTTGGGCAATTTATCGTGAGTTTAGGCAATTTACTCGTGAATTTGGGCGTTTTACTCGTGAGTTTGGGCACTTTACTCTTTTTTAGAGAGAATTACTGCTAACCAGCTTTGATATGCTCAACGGCACAATCTCATCTTTCATGATGAAACTAAACTCATCACCCAGTACAGCCGGCAATGCTTCCAAAAAGATCGGGCCGTCCGTTTCCAGGTAATCTTCTTTCTTTTTCACCTCACGCAAATTAGCATAGAATATCGATTTAACGATTGGCTTAACTGGATCATGTACTTTATATTGTCCCAGAAATTGAAGCTTCCCCACCAAGCCCCCTGTTTCTTCATACACTTCCCGTATGGCTGTTTCTTCGATCGACTCCCCTGCTTCCCGCTTACCTCCCGGGAACTCCAACCCCCGCTCTCTGTGTTTGGTCAATACCCACCTTCCCTTGTACCTGCTGAGTACAAAAACATGCCAAGACTCTCCAAAAACAGGATCCTCGGAGAATTCCACCTTGTATCCGTTCGTATCAAAAAAACGTTTCATTTTTCCCCTTCTCTCCATATAAGAAATAATGCTTTATTTCATTGGACTCGTCTTTCATTATATGGATAAAAAAAACCACAATCCAGCAAGAATCTCCATTACATCAAAAAAACGATGGCCCCCTCAATATTCAAGGCCATCGTCTGTTGGTTTTGCCTGTAAAATCCCCATACTTTCTATATGCCGTCTTCCTTCTTCTGTTCCTAGTGCATAAATCATCTCATAAATTTTTTGGAGAGTGATATCCTGTTTATCATTTTCCCGGTCAAAATGATATTGAAGGTATGGGACATGTGCCCTGTAAAAGTTTTCTTCCCCTATCGAATAATTATAATCAAATAACTCACGTAACTGGATGATTTCATTATCGGTCGCCTCGATCTCAAAATTCCATGGAGAACTTTCTCTATCCTGTGTTATCTGCCCGTTCGGAAGCCAAATGTAATACTTTTTCCTGTTTTCAGACACATTCATCCACCCTTTCCATAAATCCTACGCTTATTTTTTCACCTAATTCCCTACTTCATACAATGGAAAATTTTGTTTACAGAAGTACAAAGATGTTAAATAATAGATTAAAGTATCTTTCAAAGGGTAAAACATATAATAAGCCCAAGCATCCCTTCAGATTTTTATATGCACCCAGAGGTTTTTTTGATAACCTACATATAAAGAGATAACGATTTCTAATAAATGTGAGGTGAAAGTTTTGAAGTTAATTGAAGAATTATACAATATGTACCGTAATAAGATGACTGGTGATGAAGAAGATATTGATATGCTTACTTTTGCGGTTCTGGAGCAATTGGACCGTAAGGAGATTTTCGAATTGCTTCAAGAGATGGATGATCAAGAACTAACCAATCTAATGGGCCTTTACATTATTGAAACGTTAAAAGGGAAGTTCGCTCAAAATAGCATGAACGACACGAAACCTACACACTTTCCGCCACGGAATATTCATTAATACATACCTGTCTGGTGTCCCTCCTTTGATGGATGCCTTTTTTATTGTTTTAATTTTTCCTCCATTAAAAAAAGCCCTACCGAAGTAGAGCTTTCCCTAAACCTTAATGTCCTAAATATGCACGCAGCATCCAAGCATGTTTGTTTAAGCTTTTCTTCATGCCTGTCAGCATATCGGCCGTAACCGGATCTTCTTCTTCGGCCACTTCGATAATTTCTAAGAACTCTCCGGAAAGCTTCTCAAAATCACTGATGACGCTTTGAACCATGTCTTCAGTATTTTCGTTACCTGTCGCTTCTTCGATCGTAGTCAAATCCAAGTACTCTTTAAGGGTAGCGACCGGTTTTTCCCCAATGGCCAATAGTCTTTCAGCCAATTCATCATAATTGGCTGTCACTTCTATATATAGTTCTTCCAATTTTTGATGAAGTTCAAAGAAGTGCGGTCCATTCACGAACCAGTGGTAATTATGAATTTTCGTATAAAGAACACTGAAATTTGCAATTTCCTTATTCACTAATATTCCTAATTTTTTCTGAGCCATAAATATCTACCTCCGTAAGTTGGTTATACCTTTATAATTCCCTCTATTCTAAAATTGAAACATTATCCGCTCCGGTTCTTATGCTAAAATGAATCTAAATTGTGAACGTTAGGAGCTGTAAAGAATGATTACGGTTTTAGTTATCTCCATTATTGTGATTCTTATTGTTTTGGCATTATCCGTCCTGACAATCGGAAAAGGTTACAGCTATAAGCATACAGTGGATCCCATTGACCCTTTGCCAGAGGATGAGGGGAAAAAGGAAGAACCCGAAAAATGAAAAAAAGTTCCTGTCACAAACTGACAGGAACTTTTTTTATTAACCGAAAACTTTATGAAGGTCTTCTTTATCTTGAGCAAGCCAGAAATTCATTAATTTCTTTGCTCCTTCAAGATCATGTAATTTTGCTTGGCCGCATTGTTTTTCATTTGCAGCTGGAATTTCTGTAATTTGAACAGCATCCTTGAATGTATCTTCAAGTACATCGATTATTTCCGTTACTGACGGTTCGCCGCTGACCACAAGGTAATATCCTGTTTGACATCCCATTGGCGAAATATCGATAATATCAAAATGATCGTAGCGCTCAGAATGCTTACGGATATTGAAAGCAAGCAAATGTTCCAATGTATGGATCGTATCCGGCTTCATCGCTTGTTTATTAGGCTGGCAAAAACGGATATCAAATTTATTAACAACACCATCTGTTCCTACCTTATGGACACCGCAATGTCTAACATATGGGGCTTTAACAGCGTTATGATCTAATTCAAAGCTTTCAACTGAAGGCATTTAATTCACTCCTTAATTGTATGTATCTCTATTCTACCTTGAATAACAATAAATTTCATCCATTAAAAATAATTCTTATTAAATCCATCGGATTACCCATATACCCATTCCTTTTTTACCCTTATTGGAAATTCAGAAAATATGCTATAATTCAGGGTAGTGAATTTACTCGAAAAGAGATGAAAGCATCGTGTTTAAAAAAATATTAATGGGAATCATCCGTTTTTACCAAGTTGCCATTTCACCATTAAAACCGCCTACTTGCCGTTTTTACCCAACTTGTTCCCATTATGGTTTGGAAGCGATCAACCGTTTTGGCCCTATAAAAGGAAGCTGGTTAGCCATCGTCCGGATTCTTAAATGTCATCCGTTTCATCCAGGAGGCATTGACCTTGTTCCAGAAAAAAAGAAAAAAGGTGAAGACCATTAGAAAAAAACCTTGCTTTCTTTTATAATCTTTTGTATTATACAGAAGTCAAATCGTAATCATTTCGTTTTTATAGATGAAATTCAAATCGTAATCAATACGAAATATAAGGAGCATTTCCATATGAAAAATCGAGCATTGCTCTCACTTTTCCTTGTTACTGTGCTGTTTTTGTCAGCCTGCGGCAACTCAAAGGGAGATTCCACTAAGGAAGCCAAGGATACCTTAGATATATATACGACGGTGTACCCATTACAATACTTCACGGAAGCCATTGGCGGGGAGTATGTGAACGTCAAAACGGTTTATCCACCCGGAACGGATGAACACTCTTTTGAACCCTCTCAAAAGGATATTGTAAAAATGGCGGAGTCAGACCTGTTTTTCTATATTGGCTATAATCTTGAAGGCTTCGTGACGAAGGCTCAACCAATTTTAAGCAAAGAAGGCGTCAGAACAGTCGCAGTAGGCGAAACGGTTCATCTTGATGAAGGTGAGCATGCATACGAAGACGAAGACGAGCATGAACACGAAGACAGTCATGACCATGGGGGCGTTAATCCCCATTTGTGGTTAGATCCCATCTATTCAATTGACATGGCTAAAACCATCAAGGACGAATTAACGAAGAAAATGCCTGAACATGAAGACTATTTCAACAGCCACTTCAACGAGCTTTCCAAAAAACTGAAGGCACTTGATAAAAAACTCGCGACGACAATCGAGTCGGGCCGTACCAAAAAGATCATCGTTTCCCATTCCGCATATGGTTATTGGGAGGAACGCTACGGACTTGAACAGATTGGAGTTACAGGACTAACGTCTTCAAACGAACCCTCTCAAAAGGAACTTGCGAAAATCGTAACCATGGCCGATAAAGAAGACTTGAACTATGTCATCTTTGAGCAGAATATCAGTTCTAAACTAACAGAGATCATCCAAAAGGAAATGGGAGCGAAATCGCTTAAGCTCCATAACCTATCCGTGTTGACGGATAAAGATATCGAAGCGGGCGAAGATTACTTCAGTTTAATGGAAAATAATATAAAGACACTGCAAACTGCGTTGCAATAGTCAAAAAAGGCGGGTCCTGACGGGTCCGCCTTTTTTGTCCCCCAATAAAAAAATGGACTCAAAAGTCGAAGCTCTTGAGCCCATTTTCATTATTCATTTAAATGCTTCTCGCGGATTTTTTCCATTTTCGTCATCAATTCCGTGCCAATCGTGGATTCGAATTCCGGATAGATAACCGTCATTTCATCCATCCACTCTTTCTTTTCATCATCTGACAATGTATAGATGTCGATATTCGATTTTTGCTTGATTTCCAGAAGCTGTTTCTGATTCAATTCATTTGATTTGATCCATAACCATTTCGTCGTATCATCCATCGCACGTTTGATTTGCAGCTGAATATCCAACGGGAGATTGTCCCAAAACGGCTTGTTTATCATGACGACATACCCTAAATACCCGTGATCACTGATCGTTAAATATTTTTGCACCTCATATAATTTCTTGGAATAGATATTCGAGATCGTATTTTCCTGGCTGTCCGTTTTATTGATTTCAAGGCTTTTAAACGTTTCATTAAACTCCAGCTCCGATGTTGTCGCCCCAAAATGCTTAAATTGGCTTGCCAGGACTGCACTTGGCATGATTCTAAAACTCTTTCCCGCAAAATCGCTTGGATGCCGTATCGGTTTATTGCTTGTAATCTGTTTATAGTTATTCGACCAAAATGCGAGTCCCTCGATATCCATGGAATTCAGCTGCTTAAGCAGCTCTTCCCCCACTTCTCCATTCAAAGCTTCCTTTAGCGCAGTGTCCGTTGGAAAGACGTAGGGAAGGTCCAATAGCATCCATTTTTTTGATATATTCGTAATCTTAGATGTAGTTGGAGCAATCATCTGCACCTTGTTTTCTTGTAACGCATTAATTTCTTCATGATCACTATATAATGATTGATTAGGGTAAACTTCAATTTTGACACGATGATCTGTATATTCATCGACAAGTTTGGCAAATCGGTTCGCAGCTAGCCCCTTAGGCGTATTTTCGGCAACGACATGACTGAACTTAATCACGATTTGATCCTTCATCCCCACCTGCTCCTCATCCTTTGGCAAATTGAAACCGAAGCTTGTAAAGAACGATTGAAACGATATATAAACTGCTATCAACAGCCCCATGCCAATTAAAACGAAATACCCCCATAATGCCCGCATATCGACAACTCCCTACCGCTCACTTCACATTATCACTATTCTATCACAGCCTTTTTGCTGTCGTAATACAATGCGGGAAAAAGTAGCGAAAATAGATAGAACTTCTGTTACTATTAAGTATAGAAGTAATGGAGGAACAACAATGGATAAATCCTTTCATATGCCCATTCAATTTAAAATCACCCTGCTATCATTCGTAATCGTCGCTTTTTCGATACTTATAGGCGGGATTTTTATATTTGGAAATATCGTTTCAGTCAGGGAAGATGAAATCGGCAAACGTTCCATGATCACTGCACATACCATTGCCGAACTCCCTGAAGTACAAAGATTGGTCCGTGAGCCTGAAGGATGGACGCAACTCAATCCGATGATTGAAAATTTAAGGAAAATCCATCAAGCGGATTATATTGTTGTGCTCAACAATCAGCATATACGCTATTCCCATCCGGTGTTCAGACAATTGGGGACCCCATCTAGCAGCAATGACGAAAGCCCTGCGTTCGCTGAACATGAATACCTTTCAAAGGCGGCTGGCGAACTCGGCATTTCCGTTCGCGCCTTTGTCCCGATCCTTGATAAGGATAACGAGCAAATCGGCGTTGTACTGGTTGGGAACATCCTGCCGACGATACCTGAATTAATAAAGGATTTGAAAAGTGAAATCGCGATTATCCTTATCCTTACACTCCTATTCGGTGTATGCGGCTCATGGCTCTTGGCCAGACGGATAAAAAAAGAGACCTTCCAACTTGAACCGCATGAAATATCACGGATGTTGGTTGAAAGGACCGCTGCCTTCAATGCCATGCATGAAGGGGTCATCGCCATAGATAATAAT
Protein-coding sequences here:
- a CDS encoding DctP family TRAP transporter solute-binding subunit, with the translated sequence MRALWGYFVLIGMGLLIAVYISFQSFFTSFGFNLPKDEEQVGMKDQIVIKFSHVVAENTPKGLAANRFAKLVDEYTDHRVKIEVYPNQSLYSDHEEINALQENKVQMIAPTTSKITNISKKWMLLDLPYVFPTDTALKEALNGEVGEELLKQLNSMDIEGLAFWSNNYKQITSNKPIRHPSDFAGKSFRIMPSAVLASQFKHFGATTSELEFNETFKSLEINKTDSQENTISNIYSKKLYEVQKYLTISDHGYLGYVVMINKPFWDNLPLDIQLQIKRAMDDTTKWLWIKSNELNQKQLLEIKQKSNIDIYTLSDDEKKEWMDEMTVIYPEFESTIGTELMTKMEKIREKHLNE